In Centropristis striata isolate RG_2023a ecotype Rhode Island chromosome 1, C.striata_1.0, whole genome shotgun sequence, one DNA window encodes the following:
- the LOC131969256 gene encoding calpain-2 catalytic subunit-like, whose amino-acid sequence MSGVASTLAKQRALAAGFGTNANAVRYLNQDFGSLRAQCRSAGRLFCDPAFPAEPAALGFNELGRSSHKVRGVTWKRPTELVSNPEFIVGGATRTDICQGALGDCWLLAAIASLTLNEYVMARVVPQDQSFGDDYAGIFHFQFWQFGEWVDVVIDDRLPVKDGELMFVHSAEGREFWSALLEKAYAKVNGCYEALSGGSTTEGFEDFTGGIAENFDLQRPPSNLFQILRKALEAGALLGCSIDITSAADSEAVTRQKLVKGHAYSLTGAVEVNYRGRQEKLVRVRNPWGQVEWTGAWSDGSSEWNYVQGDAPHANAEDGEFWMSYTDFLRHYSRVEVCTLTPDTIEDDSVKHWSVSKFDGTWRRGSTAGGCRNHPYTFWTNPQFVIKLDEEDDDPDDGEDGCSFVVGLIQKNRRKLRKQGEDMHTVGFAIYELPKQFYGKTQVHLDKNFFLTHAQTARSETFINLREVSTRFKLPPGEYLIIPSTFDPHLNGDFCIRVFSEKQTETLPCDDPVSAELEDETVSDEDVDAGFRGLFTKLAGDDMEISATELRSIMNKIVSKRADIKTDGFSQETCRVMVNLMDDSGNGKLGLGEFATLWKKVQRYLSIYKKNDTDNSGTMSTPEMRVAFKDAGFTLNNSVYQLLVARYSDPDMTIDFDNFVGCLMRLEMMFKVFKKLDANDSGSIELNFNQWLNFAMV is encoded by the exons ATGTCCGGAGTGGCCTCCACCCTGGCCAAGCAACGGGCCCTGGCCGCGGGCTTCGGGACCAACGCGAACGCGGTCCGGTACCTGAACCAGGACTTTGGATCTCTGCGGGCTCAGTGCCGCTCCGCCGGACGCCTCTTCTGCGACCCGGCCTTCCCCGCAGAGCCCGCCGCGCTGGGCTTCAACGAGCTAGGCCGCAGCTCGCATAAGGTCCGCGGAGTCACCTGGAAGAGACCCACG GAACTCGTCTCGAATCCTGAGTTCATCGTGGGTGGAGCCACCAGGACTGACATCTGCCAGGGAGCTCTGG GTGACTGCTGGCTGCTCGCTGCCATCGCCTCGCTGACGCTCAACGAGTATGTGATGGCGAGAGTCGTTCCACAAGACCAGAGCTTTGGAGACGACTATGCCGGGATCTTCCACTTCCAG ttcTGGCAGTTTGGTGAGTGGGTGGATGTGGTGATTGACGACCGGCTGCCGGTGAAAGACGGCGAGCTGATGTTCGTCCACTCTGCGGAGGGGCGGGAGTTCTGGAGCGCTCTGCTGGAGAAAGCCTATGCCAA GGTGAATGGCTGCTACGAGGCTCTGTCCGGCGGCTCCACCACAGAGGGCTTTGAGGATTTCACCGGCGGCATCGCAGAGAACTTCGACCTGCAGAGACCGCCGTCCAACCTGTTCCAGATCCTCAGGAAGGCGCTGGAGGCCGGAGCGCTGCTCGGCTGCTCCATTGAC ATCACGAGTGCTGCAGACTCGGAGGCCGTGACCCGTCAGAAGCTGGTGAAAGGCCACGCCTACTCGCTGACCGGCGCCGTGGAG gtgaaCTACCGCGGACGCCAGGAGAAGCTGGTCAGAGTCAGGAACCCCTGGGGACAGGTGGAGTGGACTGGAGCCTGGAGCGACGg GTCGTCTGAGTGGAACTACGTTCAGGGAGACGCTCCGCATGCCAACGCAGAGGACGGAGAGTTCTG gatgTCCTACACAGACTTCCTGCGTCACTACTCCCGTGTCGAGGTCTGCACTCTGACCCCAGACACCATCGAGGATGACTCCGTCAAACACTGGAGCGTCAGCAAGTTTGATGGCACCTGGAGGAGAGGGTCCACCGCCGGAGGCTGCAGGAACCACCCCT ACACGTTCTGGACGAACCCTCAGTTTGTGATCAAGCTGGACGAGGAGGACGACGACCCGGATGACGGCGAGGATGGCTGCAGCTTTGTGGTCGGTCTGATCCAGAAGAACCGCCGGAAGCTACGGAAACAAGGCGAGGACATGCACACGGTCGGGTTCGCCATCTACGAG CTTCCCAAACAG TTCTATGGGAAAACACAAGTGCACCTGGACAAGAACTTCTTCCTGACGCATGCTCAGACGGCGAGGTCCGAGACCTTCATCAACCTGCGCGAGGTCAGCACGCGCTTCAAGCTGCCGCCTGGCGAGTACCTGATCATCCCATCCACCTTCGACCCGCACCTGAACGGGGACTTCTGCATCCGGGTGTTCTCCGAGAAGCAGACTGAGACTCT ACCGTGTGACGACCCGGTGAGCGCCGAGCTCGAAGAT GAGACGGTGTCCGATGAGGACGTGGACGCAGGATTCAGAGGACTCTTCACCAAACTTGCTGGAGAC GACATGGAAATCTCTGCCACCGAGCTGAGATCCATCATGAACAAGATCGTCTCCAAAC GTGCGGACATAAAGACGGACGGTTTCAGTCAGGAGACCTGCAGAGTGATGGTCAACCTAATGGAT GACAGTGGGAATGGGAAGCTGGGTCTGGGAGAGTTCGCCACTCTGTGGAAGAAGGTTCAGAGATACCTG tcaaTCTATAAGAAAAACGACACAGATAACTCTGGGACGATGAGCACGCCGGAGATGAGAGTCGCCTTCAAAGACGCAG